A window of Corythoichthys intestinalis isolate RoL2023-P3 chromosome 14, ASM3026506v1, whole genome shotgun sequence contains these coding sequences:
- the LOC130929993 gene encoding C-X-C chemokine receptor type 4-like: protein MSYYEHILFEYEYNDTSSGSGSGDIGVDLEEPCEVEHLMTSDFQQVFLPVVYALIFLLGITGNGLVVFVLGCQRRSKSSLTDRYRLHLSAADLLFVLALPFWAVDAALADWRFGAASCVGVHVIYTVNLYGSVLILAFISLDRYLAVVRATDTNTGGLRQMLAHRLVYVGAWLPAGLLAVPDLIFARTQEGGEGSTLCQRFYPAENAPLWVAVFHLQLVLVGLVIPGLVLLVCYCVIVTRLTRGPLGGQRQKRRAVRTTIALVLCFFVCWLPYGAGISVDAMLRLEVLPRSCNLEAVLGVWLAVAEPMAFAHCCLNPLLYAFLGAGFKNSARRALTLSRASSLKVLPRRRNGASTTTESESSSLHSS from the exons ATGTCATACTATGAG CATATCCTCTTTGAGTACGAGTACAATGACACAAGTTCTGGCTCTGGTTCTGGTGATATTGGGGTGGATCTGGAGGAGCCTTGTGAAGTGGAGCACCTGATGACGTCTGACTTTCAGCAGGTCTTTTTGCCTGTGGTCTATGCTCTGATTTTCCTCCTGGGCATCACTGGAAACGGTCTGGTGGTCTTTGTTCTGGGCTGCCAGCGCAG gtcgaaatccagcctcACTGACCGGTACCGGCTTCACCTCTCAGCTGCCGATCTGCTCTTTGTGCTGGCGCTTCCATTCTGGGCGGTGGACGCAGCACTGGCTGACTGGCGCTTCGGTGCAGCCAGCTGCGTTGGTGTACATGTGATTTACACGGTCAACTTGTACGGCAGCGTGCTTATCTTGGCTTTCATCAGTTTGGATCGATACCTAGCAGTGGTCCGAGCTACAGACACCAACACGGGTGGCTTGAGGCAGATGCTGGCACACAGATTGGTCTATGTTG GTGCATGGTTGCCAGCTGGTCTACTGGCCGTTCCTGACTTGATATTTGCCCGGACACAAGAAGGAGGCGAGGgaagcaccctctgccaaagatTTTACCCAGCGGAAAATGCTCCTCTCTGGGTGGCAGTCTTTCACCTGCAGCTCGTCCTCGTGGGCCTAGTGATCCCGGGTCTGGTGCTCCTGGTGTGTTACTGCGTCATCGTCACCAGGCTGACTCGAGGCCCTCTCGGTGGCCAAAGGCAGAAGCGACGAGCAGTGAGGACCACTATTGCGCTGGTGCTCTGCTTCTTTGTGTGCTGGCTGCCCTACGGAGCTGGCATTTCTGTGGACGCAATGCTGCGTTTGGAGGTTCTTCCCCGTAGCTGCAACCTGGAAGCGGTCCTGGGCGTGTGGCTGGCGGTGGCAGAGCCAATGGCGTTTGCTCATTGTTGCTTAAACCCGCTGCTTTATGCCTTCCTGGGCGCAGGTTTCAAGAATTCAGCCCGCAGAGCCTTAACTCTGAGCCGAGCATCCAGTTTGAAGGTTTTACCGAGAAGACGCAACGGGGCCTCAACAACCACTGAGTCGGAGTCATCCAGTTTGCACTCTAGTTAA